One region of Brachybacterium saurashtrense genomic DNA includes:
- a CDS encoding carboxyltransferase domain-containing protein, which produces MSTGRGSGRDTAGHPASQPDSAARPARTPGDASSRSVATASGVLAAPRSVHRAGETALLAEYPDTPSVLAAAAAVRALAPPHLLEAVPAERTLLLVAVAARDLPELAALLQHLPAASADADAAAEVTVGIVYDGEDLADAALLLGMSTEALIAAHSGTGWVAAFGGFAPGFAYLLPEAPSHGAARDGGGAAGGGASAGGDTTAGGGTTAGGGRAPGGGGAPSPATAPADGVASSPVGPPWDVPRRAEPRTAVPAGAVGLAARYCGIYPRESPGGWQLIGRSDAVLFDPDREPPALLTPGTRVRFAPERPTARAGCTTAATARAGGTTGAGATAAPAEASGPSAGTAPPPAGAARPTAGTPVLEVVSPGPLALLEDAGRPGRAASGVTASGAFDRGAMLRANLAVGNPARAAVLEVALGPVTLQTLAPTVVALAGARAPLRVQRAAAETAPTESAADASADAPVLTFDPATSAERPIALDPGDRLTVGPATDGLRLVLAVRGGLRGAAADGREPVLGSWSRDTLSGLGPAPLRAGDVLCAGPQNGLDAVTTALPPVVPAPRTPRHRAVPEREQDIAVQLPHGTGQVAGPEVVAAAVAVAALTTDGDAAAPDDGPGDAAPTDSASGVDSASGADGASIVDDAPRTDGTARTAPSAAAPEPREIAVHVGPRDGVLGEAALAALLGTEWRVRPDSDRVGVRLDGAALPVPEGSGTLPSEPMVPGAIQVPPSGLPVVFGPDHPTTGGYPVIAVVTRAGLDLLAQSTAGTALRFVRAQ; this is translated from the coding sequence GTGAGCACAGGGCGTGGCTCCGGGCGGGACACGGCTGGCCACCCGGCCTCGCAGCCTGATTCCGCCGCGCGCCCCGCACGCACGCCGGGCGACGCGTCCTCGCGGTCGGTCGCCACGGCCTCCGGGGTGCTGGCCGCGCCGCGGTCGGTGCACCGCGCCGGGGAGACCGCCCTGCTCGCGGAGTACCCGGACACCCCCTCCGTGCTCGCCGCCGCCGCCGCGGTGCGTGCCCTCGCCCCGCCGCACCTGCTCGAGGCGGTGCCGGCCGAGCGCACGCTGCTGCTGGTGGCCGTCGCCGCCCGGGACCTCCCCGAGCTCGCCGCGCTGCTGCAGCACCTGCCCGCCGCGAGCGCCGACGCCGACGCGGCCGCCGAGGTGACCGTGGGGATCGTGTACGACGGGGAGGACCTCGCCGACGCCGCGTTGCTGCTGGGCATGAGCACGGAGGCGCTGATCGCCGCGCACAGCGGCACCGGCTGGGTCGCGGCCTTCGGCGGCTTCGCGCCCGGCTTCGCCTACCTGCTGCCGGAAGCCCCCTCGCACGGCGCCGCTCGCGATGGAGGCGGCGCTGCCGGTGGGGGCGCCTCTGCCGGCGGAGACACCACTGCTGGCGGAGGCACCACTGCTGGCGGGGGCCGCGCACCCGGTGGAGGCGGCGCGCCCTCCCCCGCGACCGCGCCCGCCGACGGGGTCGCGTCCTCGCCCGTCGGCCCGCCGTGGGACGTGCCGCGCCGGGCCGAGCCGCGCACCGCCGTGCCCGCCGGCGCCGTGGGCCTGGCCGCCCGCTACTGCGGCATCTACCCCCGCGAATCCCCCGGCGGCTGGCAGCTGATCGGCCGCAGCGACGCCGTGCTGTTCGACCCGGACCGGGAGCCGCCCGCGCTGCTCACGCCGGGCACACGGGTGCGCTTCGCGCCGGAGCGGCCGACGGCGCGGGCCGGGTGCACGACGGCGGCCACGGCGCGGGCCGGGGGCACGACGGGGGCCGGAGCAACGGCAGCGCCCGCCGAGGCGTCCGGGCCCTCGGCCGGGACGGCACCGCCGCCTGCCGGGGCGGCCCGGCCCACGGCCGGGACGCCGGTGCTCGAGGTGGTCTCCCCCGGTCCGCTGGCCCTGCTCGAGGACGCCGGCCGGCCGGGCCGGGCCGCGAGCGGCGTCACCGCCTCCGGGGCGTTCGACCGCGGCGCGATGCTGCGGGCGAACCTGGCCGTGGGCAATCCCGCCCGCGCCGCGGTGCTCGAGGTCGCCCTGGGACCGGTGACGCTCCAGACCCTCGCCCCCACGGTAGTCGCGCTCGCCGGTGCCCGCGCTCCGCTGCGGGTGCAGCGCGCCGCGGCCGAGACCGCCCCGACCGAGTCCGCCGCCGACGCCTCGGCGGACGCCCCTGTGCTGACGTTCGACCCCGCGACGTCGGCAGAGCGTCCGATCGCGCTGGATCCCGGGGACCGGCTCACCGTAGGCCCGGCGACGGACGGGCTGCGCCTGGTGCTCGCGGTGCGCGGCGGGCTGCGGGGCGCCGCGGCGGACGGGCGCGAGCCCGTGCTCGGCTCGTGGTCACGGGACACCCTCTCCGGGCTGGGCCCGGCGCCGCTGCGCGCCGGGGACGTGCTGTGCGCCGGCCCGCAGAACGGCCTCGACGCGGTCACGACGGCGCTGCCCCCGGTGGTGCCGGCGCCCCGCACACCCCGTCATCGCGCCGTGCCGGAGCGCGAGCAGGACATCGCGGTGCAACTCCCCCACGGCACGGGCCAGGTGGCTGGTCCGGAGGTGGTCGCGGCCGCCGTCGCCGTCGCCGCTCTCACCACGGACGGGGACGCCGCCGCCCCCGATGACGGTCCAGGCGATGCCGCCCCCACGGACAGCGCATCCGGCGTGGACAGCGCATCCGGTGCGGACGGCGCATCGATCGTGGACGACGCACCGCGCACCGACGGCACCGCGCGCACGGCCCCGTCGGCCGCCGCGCCGGAGCCGCGGGAGATCGCGGTGCACGTGGGCCCGCGCGACGGCGTGCTGGGCGAGGCCGCCCTCGCGGCGCTGCTGGGCACCGAGTGGCGGGTGCGACCGGACTCGGACCGGGTGGGGGTGCGGCTCGACGGCGCGGCGCTGCCGGTCCCGGAGGGCTCCGGGACGCTGCCCAGCGAGCCGATGGTGCCCGGCGCGATCCAGGTGCCGCCCTCCGGCCTGCCGGTGGTGTTCGGTCCCGACCATCCCACCACCGGCGGCTATCCGGTGATCGCCGTGGTCACGCGGGCGGGCCTGGACCTGCTCGCGCAGTCGACCGCCGGGACGGCCCTGCGGTTCGTACGGGCGCAGTGA
- a CDS encoding NUDIX domain-containing protein codes for MPRLLPEPAYFATLPKVITSGAVILRDEHDHLVIEKPNYRDHWLLPGGGVDAGEDPRRCAQREVHEELGLDIEVGRLLGVDWLPASAERSAPMGAHFLFDGGVLPRAELEARVVPQAAELDDWALIPESQAHLLSPWGAARVQRALAVLRGEAEADLIPHALR; via the coding sequence ATGCCGCGACTGCTGCCCGAGCCCGCCTACTTCGCGACCCTGCCCAAGGTGATCACCTCCGGCGCCGTGATCCTGCGCGACGAGCACGATCACCTCGTGATCGAGAAGCCGAACTACCGCGACCACTGGCTGCTGCCCGGCGGCGGGGTGGATGCCGGTGAGGACCCGCGCCGCTGCGCGCAGCGGGAGGTGCACGAGGAGCTCGGTCTGGACATCGAGGTGGGTCGCCTGCTGGGCGTGGACTGGCTGCCCGCCAGCGCCGAGCGCAGCGCCCCGATGGGGGCGCACTTCCTGTTCGACGGCGGCGTGCTCCCCCGCGCCGAGCTCGAGGCGCGCGTGGTCCCCCAGGCGGCCGAGCTCGACGACTGGGCGCTGATCCCCGAATCGCAGGCGCACCTGCTCTCCCCCTGGGGTGCGGCGCGCGTGCAGCGAGCGCTCGCCGTGCTGCGCGGCGAGGCCGAGGCGGACCTCATCCCACACGCGCTGCGCTGA
- a CDS encoding MFS transporter — MTPSTPTAPSAPAAGSLTRSQRLDRLPFTRRHGRLLGASGIGWALDAMDVGLISFVIAALSVHWELSKADGSLIASAGFAGMAIGASVGGLLADRLGRRFVFALTLLVYGLATGASALAMGVGALIVLRFVVGLGLGAELPVASTLMSEFAPARIRGRVIVWLEAFWALGWILAAVIGTFVAASGPTGWRWALAVGLVPAVYSLVIRLGMPESVRFLEKQGRHEEAERVVRGFEDAAGVASPTHASAPADGTEDDSGRVAADEVGAIPAADQVAASGGIWSRPLRARTAGLWAVWFCINLSYYGAFIWIPTLLVDRGFDLTRSFTFTLIITLAQIPGYAVAAWLIEVLGRRWTLTVFLAGSALAATAYGLADSEATIIAAGCALSFFNLGAWGALYAIGPELYPTRVRGTGTGAAAAFGRIASMLAPFLVPVLLVAGGQWLVFTVFGLAFALAAAAAFTLPEQRGKALAE, encoded by the coding sequence ATGACCCCCTCGACCCCCACCGCCCCATCGGCCCCCGCCGCCGGGTCCCTCACCCGGTCGCAGCGCCTGGACCGACTCCCCTTCACCCGCCGGCACGGCAGGCTCCTGGGCGCCTCCGGCATCGGCTGGGCGCTCGACGCGATGGACGTGGGCCTGATCAGCTTCGTCATCGCCGCGCTGTCCGTGCACTGGGAGCTGTCCAAGGCGGACGGCTCCCTCATCGCCTCCGCCGGGTTCGCCGGCATGGCGATCGGCGCGAGCGTGGGCGGGCTGCTGGCCGACCGCCTGGGCCGACGCTTCGTCTTCGCCCTCACCCTGCTGGTGTACGGCCTGGCCACGGGGGCGTCCGCGCTCGCGATGGGCGTGGGCGCGCTGATCGTGCTGCGCTTCGTGGTGGGGCTGGGGCTCGGCGCCGAGCTGCCCGTCGCCTCCACCCTGATGAGCGAGTTCGCGCCGGCCCGGATCCGCGGCCGCGTGATCGTGTGGCTGGAGGCGTTCTGGGCGCTGGGCTGGATCCTCGCCGCCGTGATCGGCACCTTCGTGGCCGCCTCGGGGCCGACGGGGTGGCGCTGGGCGCTCGCGGTGGGCCTGGTGCCCGCCGTCTACTCGCTGGTCATCCGCCTGGGCATGCCCGAATCGGTGCGCTTCCTGGAGAAACAGGGACGGCACGAGGAGGCCGAGCGCGTGGTGCGCGGCTTCGAGGACGCCGCCGGGGTCGCCTCGCCCACGCACGCGAGCGCACCGGCCGACGGGACCGAGGACGACTCCGGCCGGGTCGCGGCCGACGAGGTGGGCGCGATCCCCGCCGCCGATCAGGTCGCCGCGAGCGGCGGCATCTGGTCGCGCCCGCTGCGCGCCCGCACCGCCGGGCTCTGGGCGGTGTGGTTCTGCATCAACCTCTCCTACTACGGCGCGTTCATCTGGATCCCCACGCTGCTGGTGGACCGCGGGTTCGACCTCACCCGCTCCTTCACGTTCACGCTGATCATCACGCTCGCCCAGATCCCCGGCTACGCCGTGGCGGCCTGGCTCATCGAGGTGCTGGGCCGGCGCTGGACCCTCACCGTGTTCCTCGCCGGCTCGGCCCTGGCCGCCACCGCCTACGGCCTCGCCGACTCCGAGGCCACGATCATCGCCGCCGGCTGCGCGCTGAGCTTCTTCAACCTGGGCGCCTGGGGCGCGCTGTACGCGATCGGTCCGGAGCTGTACCCCACCCGGGTGCGCGGCACCGGCACCGGTGCCGCGGCCGCGTTTGGGCGCATCGCCTCGATGCTCGCCCCGTTCCTGGTGCCGGTGCTGCTGGTCGCGGGCGGGCAGTGGCTCGTGTTCACCGTCTTCGGCCTCGCCTTCGCCCTCGCCGCCGCCGCGGCCTTCACCCTGCCCGAGCAGCGGGGGAAGGCGCTGGCGGAGTAG
- a CDS encoding ribose-5-phosphate isomerase, producing the protein MGWRIITGSDNAGYGHKSALTELLEADPRVDQVLDVGVTGREDGTYYPNVAVEAAEKIAAGEADRALLICGTGLGVAIAANKVSGIRAVTAHDLYSVQRSVLSNNAQVLCMGERVIGLELAKELVKVWLDLEFDPASSSAAKVDAICAYDGSLEK; encoded by the coding sequence ATGGGCTGGCGAATCATCACCGGATCCGACAACGCCGGGTACGGCCACAAGAGCGCGCTGACAGAGCTGCTCGAGGCCGATCCCCGCGTGGATCAGGTCCTCGACGTGGGCGTGACCGGCCGCGAGGACGGCACCTACTACCCGAACGTCGCGGTCGAGGCGGCGGAGAAGATCGCCGCCGGCGAGGCGGACCGGGCGTTGCTGATCTGCGGCACGGGCCTCGGCGTCGCGATCGCGGCGAACAAGGTCTCCGGGATCCGCGCCGTCACCGCGCACGATCTGTACTCGGTGCAGCGTTCGGTGCTGTCGAACAACGCGCAGGTGCTGTGCATGGGCGAGCGCGTGATCGGGCTGGAGCTCGCGAAGGAGCTGGTGAAGGTGTGGCTGGACCTCGAGTTCGATCCCGCCTCCAGCTCCGCCGCGAAGGTCGACGCGATCTGCGCCTACGACGGCTCGCTCGAGAAGTGA
- a CDS encoding dihydroxyacetone kinase family protein, whose translation MTYLFDDPKTFPHDAVEGLVAAHPEGLLRVHGGVVRARRTPAGQPALVVGGGSGHYPAFAGWVGPGFAHGAPCGNIFSSPSSDQVYSVAKNAENGGGVILGFGHYAGDVLHFGVAAEKLRAEGIDVRIVAVSDDVASGAKGEHRDRRGIAGDLPVFKIAGAAIQAGADLAEAERLTWKANDATRSLGVAFDGCTLPGAEDALFHVPEGRMAIGLGIHGEPGIDEQPMPSAKELAKVLVDGVLAETPELDSERAAVVLNGLGTVKYEEMFVVWKHCAELLAEAGLTVVRPEVGEHVTSLDMAGLSLTVMRLDEELEQLWLAPADAPAFRRGGTVGGDLGEERDGVYTPGEDPIPEASEDSRASAQRILAHLGAVEELLRDLEPELGRMDQVAGDGDHGQGMVLGATAARAAAERVVAADGGARTVLVQAGAAWSAEAGGTSGALWGAALTSLGSAFSDDAAATGDQLLTGLVQAVEAIERLGGATPGDKTMVDAAVPFREAIALSQAGGADADGPAETAATVVATAAARAVEAAEATADIAATMGRARNHGDKSVGTPDPGAISFSKIVTLLGEKLAG comes from the coding sequence GTGACCTATCTGTTCGACGATCCGAAGACCTTCCCCCATGACGCCGTGGAGGGGCTCGTGGCCGCGCACCCCGAGGGGCTGCTGCGCGTGCACGGCGGCGTGGTGCGCGCCCGACGCACCCCGGCCGGGCAGCCCGCGCTCGTCGTCGGCGGCGGCTCCGGCCACTACCCGGCCTTCGCCGGCTGGGTGGGCCCCGGCTTCGCGCACGGCGCCCCGTGCGGGAACATCTTTTCCTCGCCGTCCTCCGACCAGGTGTACTCGGTGGCGAAGAACGCCGAGAACGGCGGCGGCGTGATCCTCGGCTTCGGCCACTACGCCGGGGACGTGCTCCACTTCGGCGTCGCCGCGGAGAAGCTGCGCGCCGAGGGGATCGACGTGCGCATCGTCGCCGTCAGCGATGACGTCGCCTCCGGCGCGAAGGGCGAGCACCGCGACCGCCGCGGGATCGCCGGCGACCTGCCGGTGTTCAAGATCGCCGGCGCCGCGATCCAGGCCGGTGCCGACCTCGCCGAGGCCGAGCGCCTCACCTGGAAGGCGAACGACGCCACCCGCTCGCTCGGCGTGGCCTTCGACGGCTGCACCCTGCCCGGCGCCGAGGACGCCCTGTTCCACGTCCCCGAGGGGCGGATGGCGATCGGCCTGGGCATCCACGGCGAGCCCGGCATCGACGAGCAGCCCATGCCGAGCGCGAAGGAGCTCGCGAAGGTGCTGGTGGACGGCGTGCTCGCGGAGACCCCGGAGCTCGATTCCGAGCGCGCGGCCGTGGTGCTGAACGGCCTGGGCACCGTGAAGTACGAGGAGATGTTCGTGGTGTGGAAGCACTGCGCCGAGCTCCTGGCCGAGGCGGGCCTGACGGTGGTGCGCCCCGAGGTGGGCGAGCACGTGACCAGCCTCGACATGGCCGGCCTCTCCCTCACCGTGATGCGGCTCGATGAGGAGCTGGAGCAGCTGTGGCTCGCCCCGGCGGATGCCCCCGCCTTCCGCCGCGGCGGCACCGTGGGCGGCGACCTCGGCGAGGAGCGGGACGGGGTGTACACCCCCGGCGAGGACCCGATCCCGGAGGCCTCCGAGGACTCCCGCGCCTCCGCGCAGCGGATCCTCGCCCACCTGGGCGCAGTCGAGGAGCTGCTGCGCGATCTGGAGCCGGAGCTGGGTCGCATGGACCAGGTGGCCGGGGACGGAGACCACGGCCAGGGCATGGTGCTGGGGGCGACGGCCGCCCGCGCCGCCGCCGAGCGCGTGGTCGCGGCCGACGGCGGCGCCCGCACGGTGCTGGTGCAGGCCGGCGCGGCCTGGTCCGCCGAGGCCGGTGGCACCTCCGGCGCGCTCTGGGGCGCGGCCCTGACCAGCCTGGGCAGCGCCTTCTCCGACGACGCCGCGGCGACCGGTGACCAGCTGCTCACCGGCCTGGTGCAGGCGGTCGAGGCGATCGAGCGCCTGGGCGGGGCGACGCCCGGCGACAAGACGATGGTGGACGCCGCGGTGCCCTTCCGCGAGGCGATCGCGCTCAGCCAGGCCGGGGGAGCGGACGCCGACGGGCCCGCCGAGACGGCCGCGACCGTGGTGGCCACCGCCGCCGCCCGCGCCGTCGAGGCCGCCGAGGCCACCGCCGACATCGCCGCCACCATGGGCCGGGCCCGCAACCACGGCGACAAGTCCGTGGGCACCCCGGACCCCGGCGCGATCTCGTTCTCGAAGATCGTCACCCTGCTCGGCGAGAAGCTGGCCGGCTGA
- a CDS encoding RbtT/DalT/CsbX family MFS transporter, which produces MAPVSTARADEIPAAGTAQESRLDRLGIPHPLRWGFLGVLVFMTGNGVETNVVSPHIANVFGGGDAMINLAATVITVYSLAALVGSYLAGALSDLWGPRRVMLLGVVVWVVFQAAFVAALATGSIALIFGAYLMRGFGFPLFAFSFLVWVNAVVPKERNGAAVGWFYVMFTGGMPTLGSLVAIGLIPAFGGGFFGERWAMVASTAIVIAGFLIARLGVREEHGDRRLAPAGESSSQVILSGVRLALTNRRVMMGFLTRLINTAPQFGMFIILPTVIAETLGWGQSRWLLMTSVIFAGNILFNAAFGALGDRIGWTTTVRWFGIVGSALGLLLWWYVPHWVPAGSDWGFVVAVVAGTVFGILLAGFVPLGAIMPALAPAHKGAAMAMYTTAAGGATFLGSAVVAVVRPWGGDVGVVWAFVALYGLAFLMTFALTVEQPRVGKKDIHVDA; this is translated from the coding sequence ATGGCCCCTGTCTCCACGGCACGCGCCGACGAGATCCCCGCCGCCGGGACCGCCCAGGAGTCCCGCCTGGACCGGCTCGGCATCCCGCACCCCCTGCGCTGGGGGTTCCTCGGCGTGCTGGTGTTCATGACCGGCAACGGCGTGGAGACCAACGTCGTCTCCCCGCACATCGCGAACGTGTTCGGCGGCGGCGACGCGATGATCAACCTCGCCGCCACCGTCATCACCGTCTACTCGCTGGCGGCGCTGGTGGGCTCCTACCTCGCCGGCGCCCTCTCGGACCTGTGGGGTCCGCGCCGCGTGATGCTGCTGGGCGTGGTGGTGTGGGTGGTGTTCCAGGCCGCGTTCGTCGCCGCGCTCGCCACCGGCTCGATCGCCCTCATCTTCGGCGCCTACCTGATGCGCGGCTTCGGCTTCCCGCTGTTCGCCTTCTCGTTCCTGGTGTGGGTCAACGCCGTGGTGCCCAAGGAGCGCAACGGCGCGGCCGTGGGCTGGTTCTACGTGATGTTCACCGGCGGCATGCCCACCCTCGGCTCGCTGGTCGCGATCGGCCTGATCCCCGCCTTCGGCGGCGGGTTCTTCGGCGAGCGCTGGGCGATGGTGGCCTCCACCGCGATCGTGATCGCCGGCTTCCTCATCGCCCGCCTGGGCGTGCGGGAGGAGCACGGCGACCGCCGCCTCGCCCCGGCGGGCGAGTCCTCCTCCCAGGTGATCCTCTCGGGCGTGCGCCTGGCGCTGACCAACCGGCGCGTGATGATGGGCTTCCTGACCCGCCTGATCAACACCGCCCCGCAGTTCGGCATGTTCATCATCCTGCCCACCGTGATCGCCGAGACCCTGGGCTGGGGCCAGTCCCGCTGGCTGCTGATGACCTCGGTGATCTTCGCCGGGAACATCCTGTTCAACGCCGCCTTCGGCGCCCTCGGCGACCGCATCGGCTGGACCACCACGGTGCGCTGGTTCGGCATCGTCGGCTCCGCGCTCGGCCTGCTGCTGTGGTGGTACGTGCCGCACTGGGTGCCGGCCGGCTCCGACTGGGGCTTCGTGGTCGCGGTGGTCGCCGGCACCGTGTTCGGCATCCTGCTGGCAGGGTTCGTGCCGCTCGGCGCGATCATGCCCGCGCTCGCCCCCGCCCACAAGGGTGCCGCGATGGCGATGTACACCACCGCCGCGGGCGGCGCGACGTTCCTGGGCTCCGCCGTGGTCGCCGTGGTGCGTCCCTGGGGCGGGGACGTGGGCGTGGTGTGGGCGTTCGTGGCCCTGTACGGGCTCGCGTTCCTCATGACCTTCGCGCTGACGGTCGAGCAGCCCCGCGTGGGGAAGAAGGACATCCACGTGGACGCCTGA
- a CDS encoding D-ribose ABC transporter substrate-binding protein produces the protein MERRHFLSALGLGAAAAGLAACGGTSDGGASDAGGEGGGVDGGLITIIVNDPSNPYWKTEGDVAAAKAEELGYTTTVGAHKGDTNTENTLVDTAISNQSVALIMDPANADGSIGTIKKAIQADIPVFLINAEINESGVAKAQLVSNNAQGAALGAQEWVSRMEEKGTYVELFGLPSDNNAQTRSNGYTTTISQYPDLEKLGEEVADWDRTKGHDKAQSLLQAHPDMQGLISGNDEMALGAIAAFKEAGVLEDIVVGGFDGSPDAVEAIRNGELAYTVLQPVAQFAELVIEMADDFLRNGTEPEQEKQALDCLLITEENVDKMTAPFTYTE, from the coding sequence ATGGAACGCAGGCACTTCCTCTCCGCCCTCGGCCTCGGCGCCGCGGCCGCCGGTCTCGCCGCGTGCGGCGGAACCTCCGACGGCGGGGCCAGCGATGCCGGAGGTGAGGGCGGCGGCGTGGACGGCGGCCTCATCACGATCATCGTCAACGACCCCTCCAACCCGTACTGGAAGACGGAGGGCGACGTCGCCGCCGCCAAGGCAGAGGAGCTCGGCTACACCACCACCGTGGGCGCCCACAAGGGCGACACCAACACCGAGAACACCCTGGTGGACACCGCGATCTCGAACCAGTCGGTCGCGCTGATCATGGATCCCGCCAACGCCGACGGCTCCATCGGCACGATCAAAAAGGCGATCCAGGCGGACATCCCCGTCTTCCTCATCAACGCGGAGATCAACGAATCCGGCGTCGCGAAGGCGCAGCTGGTCTCCAACAACGCCCAGGGCGCCGCGCTCGGTGCCCAGGAGTGGGTGTCGCGGATGGAGGAGAAGGGCACCTACGTGGAGCTGTTCGGGCTGCCCTCGGACAACAACGCCCAGACCCGCTCCAACGGCTACACCACCACCATCAGCCAGTACCCGGACCTCGAGAAGCTCGGCGAGGAGGTGGCGGACTGGGACCGCACCAAGGGGCACGACAAGGCGCAGTCCCTGCTGCAGGCCCATCCGGACATGCAGGGCCTGATCTCCGGCAACGACGAGATGGCGCTCGGCGCGATCGCCGCCTTCAAGGAGGCCGGGGTGCTCGAGGACATCGTCGTGGGCGGCTTCGACGGCTCGCCGGACGCCGTGGAGGCGATCCGCAACGGCGAGCTCGCCTACACGGTGCTGCAGCCGGTGGCGCAGTTCGCGGAGCTCGTGATCGAGATGGCGGACGACTTCCTGCGCAACGGCACCGAGCCGGAGCAGGAGAAGCAGGCGCTGGACTGCCTGCTGATCACCGAGGAGAACGTCGACAAGATGACGGCGCCCTTCACCTACACCGAGTGA
- a CDS encoding ABC transporter permease, giving the protein MASTTADTATTTTAATGPRGPGAEGPGSGGSGAGRRRLDLSTLLIEGRAFLALALIIVVFSLLSPNFLTVDNLLIMTSHVAIFALLSMGMLLVVLTGGIDLSVGSTLGFSAVIAGFLLRGVPLDIFGVTLYPSVPVAVLLSVGLGGLIGALNGVLVARFNVAPFVATLGMLYVVRGAALLMTNGRTINDLSGTEGLGNTGFEWLGFQRILGIPAGVLIMAAVALVLALVLARTTFGRWLYATGGNARAAELSGVPVRRVTVWVYVVSGLCSAIAGVILASTLTSASPTAGNTYELTAIAGVVIGGAALAGGRGTVRGTLLGAFVIGFLSDGLVLVGVSAYWQTVFIGAVIVVAVMLNSLQYGGPRRRARANAGKAPAAGSDGDAAPTGQGASTGQGPATSPSAADGSPSPEERS; this is encoded by the coding sequence ATGGCTTCCACCACCGCAGACACCGCCACGACCACCACCGCCGCCACGGGCCCCCGCGGACCCGGCGCAGAAGGGCCCGGCTCCGGGGGCTCCGGCGCCGGCCGGAGGCGGCTCGACCTGTCCACGCTGCTCATCGAGGGCCGCGCCTTCCTCGCCCTCGCCCTGATCATCGTGGTGTTCTCCCTGCTGTCCCCGAACTTCCTCACCGTGGACAACCTGCTGATCATGACCTCGCACGTCGCGATCTTCGCGCTGCTGTCGATGGGGATGCTGCTGGTGGTGCTCACCGGCGGGATCGACCTCTCGGTGGGCTCCACCCTCGGCTTCTCCGCCGTGATCGCCGGCTTCCTGCTGCGCGGCGTCCCGCTGGACATCTTCGGCGTGACGCTCTACCCGAGCGTGCCCGTGGCGGTGCTGCTGTCCGTCGGGCTCGGCGGCCTCATCGGGGCGCTCAACGGCGTGCTGGTGGCGCGGTTCAACGTGGCGCCGTTCGTGGCCACCCTGGGCATGCTCTACGTGGTGCGCGGCGCGGCGCTGCTGATGACCAACGGACGCACCATCAACGACCTCTCCGGCACCGAGGGCCTGGGCAACACCGGCTTCGAATGGCTTGGCTTCCAGCGCATCCTCGGCATCCCCGCCGGCGTGCTGATCATGGCCGCGGTGGCGCTGGTGCTGGCCCTGGTGCTGGCGCGCACCACCTTCGGGCGCTGGCTCTACGCCACCGGCGGCAACGCCCGCGCGGCCGAGCTCTCCGGCGTGCCGGTGCGGCGCGTGACCGTGTGGGTGTACGTGGTCTCCGGCCTCTGCTCCGCGATCGCGGGCGTCATCCTCGCCTCCACCCTCACCAGCGCCAGCCCCACCGCGGGCAACACCTACGAGCTCACCGCCATCGCGGGCGTGGTGATCGGCGGCGCGGCGCTCGCCGGCGGTCGCGGCACCGTGCGCGGCACCCTGCTGGGCGCCTTCGTGATCGGCTTCCTCTCCGACGGCCTGGTGCTGGTGGGCGTCTCCGCCTACTGGCAGACCGTGTTCATCGGCGCCGTGATCGTGGTGGCCGTGATGCTCAACTCCCTGCAGTACGGCGGCCCGCGCCGACGGGCCCGCGCGAACGCCGGGAAGGCCCCGGCGGCGGGGTCCGACGGGGACGCCGCGCCGACGGGACAGGGCGCGTCGACGGGACAGGGCCCGGCGACGTCGCCGTCGGCCGCCGACGGCTCGCCGTCCCCCGAGGAGCGCTCCTGA